In the Anaerostipes caccae L1-92 genome, GCATTTAAAATTCTACATGATACCTTATATCCAATATTAGTAAAGTCCTCTATAACTTGAGAAGATACAGATTTCATGCCCTTAACATTTTCCATAACAAAAAATTTCGGAGAAACAATGCTTACAACTTTCACATAACTCTTGTAGAGCTTGTTTCTTGGATCATCAATAAGACGTTGTCTATTTGCCATACTAAATCCCTGGCAAGGAGGACCACCTACAACTACATCCACACTTGAGAATCTTTGAAGCTCAGTGATATTTTCTATAACATTGTTAATATCTCCTAAGATAATGTTTTCCCGAGGCGTATCCGGATGATTATGTGCATAAGTATCAACGCAACAAGGTTCAATATCGTTAGCTAAGCTTGTTATAAATCCATTTTGAGTAAAACCTAATGATAAACCCCCTGCTCCACAAAACAAATCAATCATGACAGGAGCATTTCTATCATAGCTTTCTATTCTTGATTTGATATAAGAATTACAATACTTATTTATTGGGCAAGAATCGCAATTACCATCTCTGCAGCATTCATCATAAAGCCTTGTAAGATATTTCTGTAGTTTAGATGATTTTTTAACTTTTTGCTTAAACTCTGATGTTCTGCCATCAAGCATTTCATTGCCGATTGACAATGCCATTCGTTCTGCAACGCTTATTGCCTGTTCTTTATCATAATCATTTACACCTTCATATGACGCTGACAAAATAGATGTAATTTCTGCTATTTCATCATTGTAATTATTCATCATTCCATTCGTCCAACCTTTCTAATTCTTGTCTAACTTTCGCAGCAACAGCTCTAGAAACATTAACTGTTACAGCATTTCCAAACTGCTTATAAGCTTGGGAATCAGATACAGGGATAACAAAATCATCTGGAAATCCTTGTAATCTTGCACATTCTCGAGGAGTCAATCTTCTAACACGATTATTCTGAGTAACGTAGTTATCTTGACATGCTCTATGCATTTTGGCCATGGTTGCACACAATGGTCTTGCTATTTTCAAATCTATTTCCGATTTAGCTTTGTACCCTCCAGTACCGTCAGATAAAATAGTTGGTAATATTCTTTCGGATAAGAAGTATTTATCATCCACCTCTGTCTCTAATAAATCTTGCAATGTCAGATTTAATTCTTGTTTGTCTGGAAATTCAAACTCTGCATTATCATTTGCAAAGCACACTATATATGTACGATTTCTAGTCTGAGGGATTCCATAATCTGCAGTATTAAGAACTTGATCAAACACTTTGTAATTCAGCTCGTTTTCTAAAACTCTTTTTATAGTTTTAAATGTCTTTCCTTTATTGTGTGTTCTTAACGATCTAACATTCTCAAGAATCACAGTTCTCGGTTTTCTACCTTGATCAATCTTATATTTTAAAATCTCAGCAATTCTGAAAAAAAGTGTTCCTCTCGTATCCTCAAATCCTTTTTCAGCCCCCATCATGCTAAAAGGCTGACACGGAAATCCACCTATCAAAACATCAAACTCAGGTAAAGAGTTCAACTCAATTTCATTTATATCGCCCAATATGACATTATCGCCAAAATTTGCCTTATATGTTTCTACTGCATATTTATCAAAATCATTAGCCCATACAATATTGTAGCCTGTTTCATCAAATCCTTTGTCCAAACCACCACAACCACAAAATAGGGATAGTACTCTCATTGATATTACTCCTTTTGATTTTTCTCTTTAATGTATTCCCTAATCCATACGCCAATTTCTATCGATGCTTTTTTGCCTTCTTCACTTAATAATTGCATAAATTCTTTTTTGATTTCTGGCTCAATGGCTATTTCAATTTTGGCAGTTTTGACTTTCCCACAAGGTCTACCATAGTTTTTCGTTCCTTTGTTGCTCATAAGTCTCCTCCATCATTATTTAATCCACATTAGATATGGTTCTAATCAGGGTTTTTAATATTATAGCATAAGATGGTGTGCAATTTCAATCTGTAATAGTGAATACAGATGTAAATTTTTTATATATTTATTGGCATGTTATTATTAATTATGTATAATTTAATTTTATACTAATTCTGACAGATACGGTGTGCATACTTGAACGATAGACATTTTTCACTTTACTTCTGAACGATAACTTTCATAAGCAATCGTTCAAGCGTTGTGCATTGTGAAACTCTGTAAATTATCCTCAAAGATTTTGCAGGGAAAAAAAATAAGACCTCAAATCGGTCTGTTCTCAAAACCCCTTATATCAAGCACTTTCTCGTGGTGTGCATATCTTGTAATGGTATCAATTTCATAGTGGCGATTTCACAAGTTTGTTAAATGCAGCAACCCGCTCATGGATGTCTGTATCAGAAAACATTTTCTTTGCCGCACCATCTCCCAGCAACTTATCAAATGTCTGGTCAATAATCTTACATTCTGCCCGGACACCCTCTGCATTTAAGGCTCCGTCAATCCCATGTTTCTTTTCATATTCCATTAGTTCTTCAAACGTCTGCTGCTTCACATTGTTAAATCGCTCTATCATATCCGCATCCAGAGCAGAGAATTTAAACTCTGCCCCATTCCATTTAAAAATCTTGTTCATATCCTTTACTCCTCCATGTTCACTGTCTTTTTCTCTATGCTCCTGCTGTTACCGTAATGGCGCAGGTTGCCGTCTTATTTCCATCTGTCGTTGTCACTGTCACATCCGCGGCCCCTGCTGCAACCCCGGTCACTTCCCCAGTATCAGATACCTTTGCAATACCAGTATCCGTGCTGAACCATGTAACTGTCTTGTCTGTAGCATCTGCAGGCTCTACGGTTGCCGTAAGTGTCTCTTTCGCCGCAACTGCAAGGGACAGCGTTGTTTTATTCAACGCCACCCCGGTTACGGCTTTAAGAGGGTGTATCGCCTTTCGCTGTAAATTTCTTAGTGCTGGTATTAAATGTTCCCTCGACTACATCCCCGATACCTAACAGGTTACCTTCACAGTTCATTTCTCCATCTTCGTTTCCAAAGCTGGCTACTTCGATCGCCACGTGGAACTTGCGGGCATGGTAGGTATTCTCTGCGCTTTCCTTCTGATCCAGATCTACGATCACGTAGTCTGTCTCTGCATCTGCTCCTGTTTTTAAAAGTTCTCCGATCTCACAGATATAGGCAATCGCCTCTTCTGATCGAATCTGGTCCGCTGTGTACGGTGCCTGCCACTCGTACCCGGTGATTCCCTTGCTGGTAGATGCATCGTTTACGTACCGTTTTGAACTGGTCTGCGCTCCCGGTTCCTCATTAAGATCCGTGAACCCTGTCCCCATCAGGACAAAATTTTCTGCCTCTGCGGTCCCAATGTCCAGATAGTTCGCCTGCATCCTTCTCTGTCTTACACTTTTTAATGCCATGTTATACCTTCCTTTCCTGGTAATAAATAAAGCGGCACTGAATCTGATACTTTGCCTTGTCAAGCTCCGTATCAAACGCATAACCGCTCGTAATCGCTTCGATTTTTATTGCTTCCTTACCTTTCTCCAATTCCGGGAACTCCCCGGCCTCAGAGAATTGTTCCAGCCAGTCTGAAAAGTGCTCAAAGAACCCGATGTTTTCAAGGTTCTGCCGCACTTCTTCGCCGTATAGCTCCCGACTGGCAAAATTAAATAGATGTTGCCGTTTGGTATTTCCGACAATATCTTTTTTCAAAACTGTTTGTGATGGAACGGATTCTATCGAGTAGTACGTTGTGTCACTACCCAGGTAATCCACCCCGATCCCTTTGCAATACTCATCTAGATACGGGCATTGCTTAACAATGTTCCGTATAGCCTCCACAATCGTCATTTTGGCTTTCCTCCTACAAACCTCGCAATAGATACCAGAACCTCTCGCCCTCTGTCGGCAAACGCTCTCTTGTCCCAATGTTTTCCACGCAGTCCCTTGCCCTTATTTTCTTCGTAATTCTTCTTTGCATATGGGGTGATGTACTTTATGCAGTACGTTGTCTCAATCGCAGTATTTTTCAGTGGACCGTTGAGAAAAGGGACGTATGCATCCGATATTCTGCGCACTTCATGCACAGCAAGTCTCTGACCGGGACCACCTTTCTGCAGGTTCCTTTCTGTAAGGATTACGTTTGCAGGAGCAATCTTGACTTTTATCTTCATTCAGCCGTCACCTTCCAATGCTGCATTTCCGGGCTGCCGTTGTCGTTCGTCTCCACAACGGCGATCACCCGCACATCATCATAGGCATTTTTCAACCGTTCTTCGTCCTTTGCGCTGGTCAGTTCATCTTCCACGATGCCACGGACCACCAGGTCCCCGGCTTCGACCGTAAAAAATCCCGTCTTTTCTGTCTCCTTCACAAAGTTTTTCGGTTTCCTGAACTGCTTCTCTGTCTCTGCCGTAAACGGGATATAGATTTCTGCCACATCAGCACTTACAATCCCCTTGTCTGTGGGCTGCACGGCTGTGGTATCCTGCCAGTTCACGCCTTTTAGGACTGTCCGGTAATAGCGGTTCGTCCCGGTATCCCGGTCATATACCTTGTTGTAGAGTGTTATGTCTGCGTTTGTAACCATTACCGACACCCCCTGTATAACAACCCGGTATGGATTAAGTACGGATAAGCAGCTGCATACTGTTTCTTTGCCGCTGCCGCCTCTCTTGTTTGTCCGTCCTGCTGCTCCGTTACATAGGATACAGAGACATTTCCGACCGTCTCGGACTTCTTCTCCTGCTGTCCTACTGCATCGGCTTTATACATAACCTCCGCAACAGCACAGGCAGCCAGCCTGGCCTCTTCCGGGATCTCTGTATCATCTATCCTGCCGAACGTGATGTACTTTACATAGATACTTGCCCGAAGAATGGTAGAAGAAAAGGCAGCTTCCGGTATGGTGCTGCCATGGAACTGTTCCTGGTAAAACTTATAGTCTGCGTACTCTACCATACCGTATTACCTCCTTCTATGATGCTGGTGTTGCTGGTGTCTTTGCAAACTTCGCAAGCACAACTTTTGCATCGTTTGACAGGACAACAGTGTAATGTTCATCCGCAGTCACAAGGGTAGTCCTTGCTTTTACATTTCGGTCAGGCTCAAAGTTTACGTCACGTTTCATGTAAATTGTAAGTGCCGCAGTATCCTCGTCTACTTCCTGGTCGGACTGTGTTTTTACGATCGGACAGATATAGCAATCAATGCTATTTACCCTTTTTACAGGGACTTTCTTAGACGGAACGACCTGACACCCGCAGATTTCACCGATGACACCCCTCATTACAACTTCAAGTGGATACTGCTTAATGTCCTTGAAATCCGGGTCTTTTCTTAACTGTGTAATCTGTTTTGGATGTACATACATGATCTTAGCGAGCTGATCCTCTTCCTCAAACAAGTCCACAGCGTCTACAATTCCATCGTAATTAATCACATTTGCAGAGCCGTCATATGCCAGCTTTGCAGTCTGCAACGCATCCATGGCATCATTATCCACTTTGGATGCGATAGACAAGGCAATCTGATTTGTTGCCTCCCCCTGTGGATCTCCATATCCAGATAAAATTGCTTCATCGGTCAACTCTACGGCTTTTGCCGCTTTCTTAACCTTGGCGGTCGTTGTAGATGCCGTTAAAACGGTTGTCCCCATTTCCACGCCTTCGGCTACGTCTTCCGCATCTCCGATGTATGCGTACTTTGGTACTGTAATCGTATCGCCAGGAACTCCGCTGAGCGTTGTATCTACTGCTGCAATCGGCGTGATCTTGATTTTCTTCGGCACTTTGGCGGAAATCATATCCGCCATGACCTCCGGGTCAATAATGTTCTCTAATTTTGTTACTGCCATTGTTACCTTCCTTTCTATTTTCTTAGTTCGGCATACAGATCAGGATCTTCCTTTTTCAAGGCAACTCTATCCCTGTATCCCATTTTGTTAAATGCTTCTTTTGTTACCTCTGCCCCTGGCAACGGATCACCGCCACCTGTCCCCTTGACAATTCTAGGGGCCGGCTTATCGCTTTCAAATAGATAATCATTTTCGTTTTTTAAAGTCTCAAGCTGTTTATCCAGGCCGATGATCTCTCCCTCATTGAATTTCAGGCCATCCATATCAAGTAAAGCCTTGACTGCCTTGGTATTCTTAGCCTTTGCCCCTGTAAGAGCCTCTGAGAGCGCATAATCAAACTGCATGGCCTGGATCTTTTTATTTGCTTCTGCCTCTGCATCTTCTGCTTTCTGTTTCCAATCGTCTGCTGCCTTCTGAATACTTTCCACGTCCATGTCTTTAAATTCTTCGATCTGCTTATCAGCATCATCAAGTCGGGTTTGTAAATCATCTACCTGTTCCTTATAGCTGTCACGAGCCTGTTCTGCCTTGGTCGTTTTTCTCTGTTCTGCAGCAATGTCTTTCCCGTTTTCTGCCATGATCTGGTCAATGACATCCTGTGAAAGATTTAAGCCTTTTAAAAATTCTGTTTTCATGTTTCTGTTCTCCTTTCGCATTAGGTTGTTTTAGGTGTGTAACCATCCACCCCGAAACCGACTATTTAAGGTCTAATCTCCTGACCGATTAATTTGTTGCATAAAAATAACACGCCATGAGCGTGTCAGTACGGCGTAGCCCTGCCGCTGGGAGATGATCGGACCACCGCCTCTCTAATCTTCCTCTTTTAGATAATTTAATGCCTCCACAAGTGCTGTATTTAGAAATCGGTTCATCGCTTTTAACTGCTTATTTTCATTTTTTAATGTGTCTATCTTCATCATGTATTTATCATGAGTTTCAGCGATCTGCTGGTTATACTCATCTATTGACATGCAGATTTCACTGTCCTTTTTGTTAATGAAACTTTTTTCTACCAATGTGATTCTCCTTTCAAAATGGGCAAAAATACCACCTGAGATTTTATCAGGTAGTATTTAGTAGGTTTCAAATCTTATCTTGATATTTCCGTCATTTTCAGACCATTCCGCCCAAAAAATAAATTCTGTCCATTTGTCAGATACTTTCCCCTGCTGCCATTCCGTCTCAAATTCTTTGGCTTTCTCTTTTGGAATCAGCCATCCTCGCATATCTTCACATTCCAAATCAGGAGTCTCTAAGATATTCCCTTCTCCACAGTCAGCAAAGAATACCTTGCCTTGGCTTTTTGCCTCCATCTGCACAAGCTCCCAGAACCTATTGAATTTATCGCTTTCTTGCGTTCTTAACCCTAACATTGTCAATTCCTCCTTTCAGTATTGTGACAAATTCTCCACTTTCTTTTGCCACAACAACGTCTTTCCCTTTTATATAGAAGAAAGTCTCCCCTGCCTGACCTCTCCATTCTCCGCTTCTGACCTCACTGGCATTTTCAACAATGTCTAAAATCGTGTGCCGCATAGTCTGTCTGTCCTTGGTACTCTTAGGGTTCAGACCGTATTCTTTGGTATGTTTTCCAATCTTCTTTCCGAACTGTTTGTCTGATACCTTTATTATACTACTGTTTTCTACCTTTTGATACCGTTTGTTAGCCCATACAGCCTTCTGAGCCACGCTCCGATTGAATCCCACGATATTTCCACTACTGTCCAGAACTGCATGAACCTGAGTCCTTGCAGATTCTACCCGTCGGCCCGTCTGCTTACAAAATTCCTTGAGTTTCTTTTCCTGCCATTTGAGCCTCACCGATTCGGATTCAAAGCGCTGCTGCAAGGTATTTTTCAATACCTCGTCGTTTCCTGCTGCCTTGATCCCGGCATCGTATCCGGTCAGCTTTCGCTTTGTCCCTCTGATCTGTCTCTCCTGGAAACGCTGCATCTGTGAAACTTCATATTCTTTATATTTTTTACCTTTATACTCATATTTCTTCGTGTCATAGTCTTGAAGCATTGCATCTGTATATGCTCGCACAGACACGCCAGGAATAAAGACGTGAAAGTTATGCCTGCAATTCCATCCGCAAAGCCCCTCCCCTGTTCCATATCCGGTCATGGAAAATGGAGGGTAGTTAGGATCTTTCCCAGATATACAGAACACCAGCCCCTGCCAGAGTGCGTGCGATGGTCTGGCACCGCTATGCGCAGTTACTTCTACATAATCACAGCCCATTTCCTGCGCATATGCAAGCGTCATTTCTGCTGCCGACTGGTTCACGCCTGTCAATACGGCCCGTCTGACAGCCACATCCAGCTTATCTACATGACCGGATGGAAATAACACCTCCGTGCCTTGGCCTGCTGCCTCCTTTATTGCATCCGCTATGGCCTTATCGTAAGAAAATGCCCCTGTCTGCACCTTGAGCATGGCACTGTTGCATGCATTTATGTAAGCGCTCTGAGCCTTATTTGCCGTTGTGAGAGTAAGATTCTTTATCTCTCCCTTGGTCTTTCTAAGATTGGCGTTTAGAATCTGCTGCATTTCCTTTGACTGGTGCAACTCCTTCGGTTCCATTCCAGCCATTTTGTAAATGACAGATTCATTTTTGATATTTTTAACCCCGGCCTCTTTAAATAGACGGTCTATCTCCCGATCTATATATCCGGTTGTCTG is a window encoding:
- a CDS encoding phage scaffolding protein, producing the protein MKTEFLKGLNLSQDVIDQIMAENGKDIAAEQRKTTKAEQARDSYKEQVDDLQTRLDDADKQIEEFKDMDVESIQKAADDWKQKAEDAEAEANKKIQAMQFDYALSEALTGAKAKNTKAVKALLDMDGLKFNEGEIIGLDKQLETLKNENDYLFESDKPAPRIVKGTGGGDPLPGAEVTKEAFNKMGYRDRVALKKEDPDLYAELRK
- a CDS encoding N4-gp56 family major capsid protein: MAVTKLENIIDPEVMADMISAKVPKKIKITPIAAVDTTLSGVPGDTITVPKYAYIGDAEDVAEGVEMGTTVLTASTTTAKVKKAAKAVELTDEAILSGYGDPQGEATNQIALSIASKVDNDAMDALQTAKLAYDGSANVINYDGIVDAVDLFEEEDQLAKIMYVHPKQITQLRKDPDFKDIKQYPLEVVMRGVIGEICGCQVVPSKKVPVKRVNSIDCYICPIVKTQSDQEVDEDTAALTIYMKRDVNFEPDRNVKARTTLVTADEHYTVVLSNDAKVVLAKFAKTPATPAS
- a CDS encoding DNA cytosine methyltransferase, which produces MRVLSLFCGCGGLDKGFDETGYNIVWANDFDKYAVETYKANFGDNVILGDINEIELNSLPEFDVLIGGFPCQPFSMMGAEKGFEDTRGTLFFRIAEILKYKIDQGRKPRTVILENVRSLRTHNKGKTFKTIKRVLENELNYKVFDQVLNTADYGIPQTRNRTYIVCFANDNAEFEFPDKQELNLTLQDLLETEVDDKYFLSERILPTILSDGTGGYKAKSEIDLKIARPLCATMAKMHRACQDNYVTQNNRVRRLTPRECARLQGFPDDFVIPVSDSQAYKQFGNAVTVNVSRAVAAKVRQELERLDEWNDE
- a CDS encoding minor capsid protein, coding for MKIKVKIAPANVILTERNLQKGGPGQRLAVHEVRRISDAYVPFLNGPLKNTAIETTYCIKYITPYAKKNYEENKGKGLRGKHWDKRAFADRGREVLVSIARFVGGKPK
- a CDS encoding DNA cytosine methyltransferase codes for the protein MMNNYNDEIAEITSILSASYEGVNDYDKEQAISVAERMALSIGNEMLDGRTSEFKQKVKKSSKLQKYLTRLYDECCRDGNCDSCPINKYCNSYIKSRIESYDRNAPVMIDLFCGAGGLSLGFTQNGFITSLANDIEPCCVDTYAHNHPDTPRENIILGDINNVIENITELQRFSSVDVVVGGPPCQGFSMANRQRLIDDPRNKLYKSYVKVVSIVSPKFFVMENVKGMKSVSSQVIEDFTNIGYKVSCRILNAKDFGVPQNRERLIFIGNKLGIDNEVLFDEIESLSKTIPDYNLADALYGLRSLRASRKRNSTELDSEVSGRKIEGAVNTVMTPYLAMINQNRNCKVTFNHKARFNNDRDIEIYGRLNQGDRSDDPKIADIMPYSRRNGIFKDKYFKLEENKVCKTITAHMKFDCNMYIHPTQARGLTPREAARVQSYPDDYFFRGAYTKTYMQIGNSVPPLLGRAIATVIKKYL
- a CDS encoding DUF6751 family protein — its product is MVTNADITLYNKVYDRDTGTNRYYRTVLKGVNWQDTTAVQPTDKGIVSADVAEIYIPFTAETEKQFRKPKNFVKETEKTGFFTVEAGDLVVRGIVEDELTSAKDEERLKNAYDDVRVIAVVETNDNGSPEMQHWKVTAE
- a CDS encoding Ig-like domain-containing protein, which gives rise to MALNKTTLSLAVAAKETLTATVEPADATDKTVTWFSTDTGIAKVSDTGEVTGVAAGAADVTVTTTDGNKTATCAITVTAGA
- a CDS encoding phage minor capsid protein, whose translation is MLDPEYLDKCSDQLLALIDELSISLIGDIARRIAKTKHITDTAKHQAHVLQNAGMVYQDAIKRIGQTTGYIDREIDRLFKEAGVKNIKNESVIYKMAGMEPKELHQSKEMQQILNANLRKTKGEIKNLTLTTANKAQSAYINACNSAMLKVQTGAFSYDKAIADAIKEAAGQGTEVLFPSGHVDKLDVAVRRAVLTGVNQSAAEMTLAYAQEMGCDYVEVTAHSGARPSHALWQGLVFCISGKDPNYPPFSMTGYGTGEGLCGWNCRHNFHVFIPGVSVRAYTDAMLQDYDTKKYEYKGKKYKEYEVSQMQRFQERQIRGTKRKLTGYDAGIKAAGNDEVLKNTLQQRFESESVRLKWQEKKLKEFCKQTGRRVESARTQVHAVLDSSGNIVGFNRSVAQKAVWANKRYQKVENSSIIKVSDKQFGKKIGKHTKEYGLNPKSTKDRQTMRHTILDIVENASEVRSGEWRGQAGETFFYIKGKDVVVAKESGEFVTILKGGIDNVRVKNARKR
- a CDS encoding DUF6673 family protein: MNKIFKWNGAEFKFSALDADMIERFNNVKQQTFEELMEYEKKHGIDGALNAEGVRAECKIIDQTFDKLLGDGAAKKMFSDTDIHERVAAFNKLVKSPL